GTAAAGCCATATTTTAGACTACCTTGAGGctgttgtttttagttttagaaGGCAAGCTGACAAGTTGCAATATGTAATTGCAACATGAACTCTAGCGTTCAGGCGGATGAGCATATACATTATGTTATACAAATGAGCACACATTATGTTTCACAGATCGATCTCAATTGTCTTGATGTTATTAGTTCAATGGGCAGCTGAAATGCTGCTTGTCATTTATTCTCGTTCTCAATCAAGTTTGCATGTCAATTGCAGGTGGATTACGAATTCAACCATACAACTGAGACATTAGATATAATGCACGGCAGAGAGCATTTTATGTCTAATCTCTCCTTGTTGCTACAGTGGTCTCCATATTCAACAGAGGCTGAGCTACTGAAACAAGTAAGCTCTTacagtttttctttcttaagtaATTAATAACATTCTCATTATTTTAAGAGAAACGGTGAGTTTTCTTTTGGTGGGGCGGGATATCTATGCTTCACTGTATTATTAGCCAAATTCCTCTACAACAATGCTATCTTAATCTATGTGTATTTTTCTTACATTTATACATTATCTGGGATTAGTATCCTCTACTTTTGCAAGCTGATTCATGTGTAAATCTAGGTTactaaattttgaaatgaactGGAAAAGGGCAACATACCTTTTCTCTAGGTTAGCTACTTGCCAGCTAGCTTGTCAATTGATGCTTCATATACATTGGTAGTTCTTATCTGCTTCACAGGCTGATGTAGTGCTTGAATTTTCAATCATGAGATGACAGTTTAATGACATTGGAGCTCATGGGACAGAAGTTATGATTTATAACTTATGGTTCAACGATGATGGGAGTGCAGAGCTGGACTTTGATACTGATCCCGAGGTCAACAATTTATGTCActctattttcttctttttgaatgTTGTGAAAGTAGCGTGTACCAGTCTAATGAGGTGGCTTCCTGTATCTTGGTTGTTGCAGGATATTCGTATTAGTGGGGATACCAAAAAAGTTAATGCTAGACTTGGATGGAAAAGGGTCAATGAACAGCACATTGCTAATCGTTTCCATCACTTTCTCCGTGTAAGCGTAGCATAGCCTATGTATATTTGAACTAGACATAGAAGACTGGAAGTTCTCTGAGTGTCTTTCTCTATGCTCCACAGGTTTACTTGTCTATCTTGTACTTGCGTATACCAGCAACCTTTCAAATAATACTGCGTGGGAGAGTTGTTGAGCATCATAACATTGCTGAATGCTGATGAcctaaaatttcaagaatatatcTTGATAGACCTCAAACTGGAGGTACTGTGGAGGTTGTACCGAATTCATAGACAATTTTTTCTAGTTGCTGTTATACTAAATGATTCCATCAGACTGCTTAGTTGTTATCATATGAACTGCTTCCTCTCCGCTTAAACAATCAAGTTGTTAAACATGCAGGGTCAAGTTATTACTACTATTGGATTTCTAAACGATGCTCCATATGTCAGTTACCACGGTTTCAATGTTTATCACAAGAATCGTCTGATACTGGTATCTTTTCCTTGCTGAATTTTACGTCCAGgaattttgtaatttaattGATTTTATAAAGGAGAAATTTTTTGTCCGGGGAAGTCTAAAGTGtgttgatgtttgtcatacatcaactttttaataaatatatattaaattaaattagttaGTGAAACTTGTTATACAGGTCAACAGGTTATTCACCTATAATTTGACATGtgtactaaaaaaaataaaaattaccaTACTaagtactcatttattgttttatatgtaaatcgttcaaaaacttgtaatgaaGATCGTAAATGTAGTAATTACTTTGATTACAACTATAATTATCACTAAATACGTCTAATGTGGTTGTTTGTTGTAAAATGTCTTATCgatgatataatttacaaaagaaaggactctagttacaaaaagaacaactggattacaagaataaggacttgaaaagttttaggtctaatatgattatttaccATATAAACGAAACATTTGTTGTAGCAGTGGTAAAATgatcgttttttttttgtaaatagaatTACATTTCAAGTAATTATCATAAAAACAACCATAATTACAACGTTATACCTCAATTGTTGTAATTTATAGTAAAATGCATTGTCAAAAAagtaattatctcatggatgatgagatttacacaagaaaagtattaaattacaaaatatagaacTCTAATACACAATTAAGGACTCGCGCCTCATTTACAACATATACATGCATAACGTTTTACCACGTTGACAACAATTCGTTGTCACATTAGTAAAATGGGTCTCAGacttgtaatataaaaaattaccacaaataAGAGCTTGATTACTACTTCTACAACAATTCGTTGTCTCATCGGTCAAATGGTTCTCAAACTTGTAATATTAAAGAATTACCATAAATACAACCTTAGTTACTACTTTGGACCTCAATTGTCCTAAAATCAGGAAAAAAACAttgttaaataagtaaataactcaTAAAGGACAGTAGTTACAAGATAGACAATTTTATTACACCATAAAGGACTTACCGCaaatttacttaaatatatAAAGTTTTACTATTATAGCAACACACTCGTTATTTTATTAGTAAAGTGGTTCTGAAAACTTGTAATAACGAAGTATTAACACTTATTATAACTAAATTACCACTTTTTACCacaatttgtttttttattagtAAAACGGTTCTCAAACTTGTTTTAGTGAAATATTAACACTAATTACAACTTTACTACCACGTTTTACAATAAGTCGGGTTGGAATATCGAACATggttgttcaattttttttttttttttttccgagagagagagaactaagGATTGCGGTTCTCTATTTGCCTGTCTCTTCCAGcgtccttcttccttcttccttcttccttcttccttcttccttcttccttcttccttcttccttcttccttctttcttctttcttcttggtCCATAGTTGAAATTCTAGCGTATCAGATCCATGGCTACCTGAGCATCGCTCCTCTATCACTTCCCCGCTGCAATTCTCTCCATCCTTAGTTTCTCTTGTCTTTGAATTTACAGAAATCTAATCGAAGAAGCCCCAAAACCCCTAAATCAGGAttcacaaaccctaatatttGCAATCTCTCTTAGTCATCTTCGGAGCCAGAAGCCGACTAATTCGAACTCCAATTCCAGTAATGTCCAATCCGTTGGGGTTTTGTTCCCTCCCTGACGCATTACTTCACCAATATTTCCTTCTGGTTTTTCTCTTCACCATCACATTCTCCTCATCATAAGGATTGGTTTTGTCTCGAGGTTACTTCACTACTTTTTCTTCCAGAGGCTCGACTTGTGTCAGCGATGTGGAGATGTCAAgtctggaggaggaggaggactggaATTTGGGGGTTTCAATGGTAGAAGATGGATTTATTGAGGACTTGATCGATGGGGAAGAGAGGTGTTGGCAGATGGATTTAATTGAGGACTTGTTTTCAGCTGAAGAGGTAAGAATTATCTCCGGTATTCCACTTTGTCTATATGCAATTGTTCATGTTTCTGCTACTCAATTTCACAGCTTTTGCATGTCCTGTGTGATTTTGGACTTTGATTCTCATATGGGTTTTGGGTGTATAAAACGAACAATAATTCAAACTCTAACATGTTCTGATTGTATTAGGAGATGCagttttgagtttgagtttgagttttgaCAAGTCCACGGTACTCATTAGCTTTAGGAGATGCAGTATCCTCCTCTCAAATCTACAACTCAGGTGAATAAAACTCTATGATTACTGCTATAGCAACATAGCCTACTTCCATACCTTCTGATGCAGCAAGTGAAATTGGAGGAAAAGCTGTTGGACTTAGAGGTAGTGCTTGAATCAGTGGTCTTTGTAATGAAGTAGTTTTGAATTCACTTAGTATTTTCAATTTACTAATAAAGTTTGTCTATGTGATTTATGGATTATTTGATGCCAGAAATGATTTTGATAGTAGCTTCGTCCAACTTTTTGTGTAATGTTTCCACATCTTGCCATACTTTTATCAGGTTGTATTATGCCAAATCATTATATGAGACGGTAAATAACCTGCCAAACGTACTAGAGCCCATACTATCAGACTTGTGGAAGcaggagaaagaaaaaattgttaCTCCAGAGCACTGCAGTAATATTATAAAAGATCCAATCAAGGTGAGGACCAAAGGCACCCAAAAGACCATAAGCATTAAAAAAATATAGACAGTGTAGTTGGTGCAAGAACTATGGACACACAAAAATGACATGCCCGCAGAAAAAACGTCGACAAAATAGAGCTTGAAACATTTGGTTGAAACAGAGTAATAATTGTATTCTATAAACgaagaatttttaaattttgaacCAATAGT
This portion of the Rosa chinensis cultivar Old Blush chromosome 1, RchiOBHm-V2, whole genome shotgun sequence genome encodes:
- the LOC112167445 gene encoding protein MICRORCHIDIA 6-like is translated as MVDYEFNHTTETLDIMHGREHFMSNLSLLLQWSPYSTEAELLKQFNDIGAHGTEVMIYNLWFNDDGSAELDFDTDPEVNNLCHSIFFFLNVVKVACTSLMRWLPVSWLLQDIRISGDTKKVNARLGWKRVNEQHIANRFHHFLRVYLSILYLQYILIDLKLEGQVITTIGFLNDAPYVSYHGFNVYHKNRLILPHWQVVSYLDSRGRGVVGVLEADFVEPSHNKQDFERTSLFQKLEVRLKEMTWEYCVIGTMKRKEHDDILPVENVKGAKLINTGKSQSVQLGNPTGNQLKDQEAKNLMQENNKLRSKC